The following coding sequences are from one uncultured Desulfobacter sp. window:
- the putP gene encoding sodium/proline symporter PutP, producing MELLYVQFGLYLLLMLGIGYVSMKRTNNNEDFLIGGRSLGPVTTAISAGASDMSSWLLLGLPGAVFAKGLIGGFWISFGLAAGAYINWLVVAGRLRSMTELLNAVTLPKFISKRFDDDSGVLKIVSAVVILIFFTLYVASGLKGGTLLFAHSFGASEETALIITTFVVVSYTFLGGYLAVCWTDLIQGLLMLAALVFCAIMAFTAVSGSGVDIAAIRPGAFSFSSSWITGASLCAWGFGYFGQPHILSRFIGIDSVASVPKARRVGTTWMLICLVLASLIGLVGIGYNSVHPMPGISGPDGNSERIFLALTTALFHPVFSGFILAAVLAAVMSTADSQLLVLTSALTEDLPFFEKTSDRTRAWISRFGVLGFALLAFVLASNDSGSILSMVGYAWGGFGAAFGPLIILSLVWRGMTRSGALAGMITGAVTIVVVKNFISIEGEYFYELLPGFFLAAIAIVSVSLVTKKPSNATLAQFDKAQVICQRQMDENEDGFMPSSLDMAE from the coding sequence ATGGAACTTTTATACGTTCAGTTTGGATTGTATCTACTGCTGATGCTGGGTATCGGTTATGTTTCAATGAAACGGACAAACAACAATGAAGATTTTTTGATTGGGGGACGGTCCCTTGGACCTGTCACCACCGCCATCAGTGCCGGCGCATCAGACATGTCAAGCTGGTTATTGCTCGGCCTGCCGGGTGCTGTGTTTGCAAAGGGATTGATCGGTGGATTCTGGATCTCCTTTGGGCTTGCCGCTGGTGCTTACATCAACTGGCTTGTGGTTGCAGGGCGCCTGCGATCCATGACCGAACTGCTCAATGCCGTTACCCTTCCCAAATTCATTTCCAAACGGTTTGACGATGATTCCGGTGTGCTTAAAATTGTCTCTGCCGTTGTTATTCTTATTTTCTTTACATTGTACGTGGCCTCCGGACTTAAGGGCGGTACCCTCTTGTTTGCCCATAGCTTCGGAGCCTCTGAAGAGACTGCCTTGATCATTACCACCTTTGTGGTGGTCTCCTACACCTTTTTGGGCGGATACCTTGCCGTGTGCTGGACGGATTTGATCCAGGGGCTGCTCATGCTCGCCGCCCTGGTTTTCTGCGCCATTATGGCTTTCACTGCCGTGTCTGGGTCCGGGGTTGATATCGCCGCCATTCGTCCCGGGGCATTCTCCTTTTCCTCCTCCTGGATCACAGGCGCATCCCTTTGTGCCTGGGGATTCGGGTATTTCGGCCAGCCCCACATCCTGTCCCGGTTTATCGGGATCGACAGTGTGGCATCCGTGCCCAAGGCCAGGCGTGTGGGCACAACCTGGATGCTGATCTGCCTGGTTCTGGCGTCTTTGATCGGCCTTGTGGGGATCGGATACAATTCGGTTCATCCCATGCCCGGAATCTCCGGTCCCGACGGCAACAGTGAACGTATTTTTCTGGCCCTGACAACTGCGTTGTTTCATCCGGTTTTCAGCGGGTTTATCCTGGCCGCCGTTCTAGCCGCCGTCATGTCCACGGCCGATTCCCAGCTGTTGGTCCTGACCTCTGCGTTGACCGAAGATCTTCCTTTCTTTGAAAAGACCAGTGACCGGACCCGGGCCTGGATCAGCCGGTTCGGTGTTTTGGGCTTTGCCCTGCTTGCCTTCGTGCTTGCCTCCAACGATTCGGGCAGTATCCTGTCCATGGTGGGGTATGCCTGGGGGGGATTCGGTGCGGCATTCGGTCCTTTGATCATTCTGTCTCTTGTGTGGCGGGGTATGACCCGAAGCGGGGCATTGGCTGGAATGATCACCGGTGCTGTGACCATTGTTGTGGTTAAGAACTTTATCTCCATTGAGGGTGAGTATTTTTATGAACTGCTGCCCGGATTTTTCCTTGCCGCCATTGCCATTGTGTCGGTCAGCCTGGTTACTAAAAAACCAAGCAACGCCACACTGGCCCAATTTGATAAAGCCCAGGTGATCTGCCAGAGACAAATGGATGAAAATGAAGATGGGTTTATGCCTTCTTCCCTGGATATGGCAGAATAA
- a CDS encoding DUF3750 domain-containing protein: MSGYRFDSFWGWRGWFAIHTWIAKNKTGEDVYTIYDVVGWQGHHGNSVFGTAVIPPWGSPHQASPNPKAFV; this comes from the coding sequence ATTTCTGGTTATCGTTTTGATTCTTTTTGGGGTTGGCGCGGATGGTTCGCCATACACACCTGGATCGCGAAAAACAAAACCGGGGAAGATGTCTATACGATATACGACGTTGTGGGATGGCAAGGGCACCATGGCAATTCGGTCTTTGGGACAGCTGTTATTCCCCCATGGGGCTCACCCCATCAGGCTTCTCCAAATCCAAAAGCATTTGTTTGA
- a CDS encoding methylated-DNA--[protein]-cysteine S-methyltransferase, with amino-acid sequence MKYRYVNSRVGPLMLAGNTTLELIRFPVKGEKRTPGHGWIEDNTIFPDAVFQLGEYFDGRLKKFNLELQPNGTDFQKQVWQALLTIPYGTTVTYGGIAEQINNPKAFRAVGLANRCNPIPIIIPCHRVIGKNGKLTGFAGGLDIKQMLLDLEKPDGVSPMGE; translated from the coding sequence ATGAAATACAGATACGTCAATTCAAGGGTCGGGCCATTGATGCTGGCCGGCAATACAACGCTTGAACTTATCCGTTTCCCAGTCAAAGGTGAGAAACGGACGCCCGGACACGGCTGGATAGAGGACAACACCATATTCCCCGATGCGGTGTTCCAACTGGGCGAATACTTTGACGGCCGGTTAAAAAAATTTAATCTTGAACTACAGCCCAACGGAACCGATTTTCAAAAACAGGTCTGGCAGGCGCTTTTAACTATCCCTTACGGCACGACGGTTACCTACGGCGGCATAGCCGAACAAATCAACAATCCCAAAGCGTTCCGGGCCGTAGGTCTTGCCAACAGGTGTAACCCTATCCCCATCATCATTCCCTGTCATCGTGTCATTGGTAAAAACGGCAAATTAACCGGATTTGCGGGAGGCCTTGATATCAAACAAATGCTTTTGGATTTGGAGAAGCCTGATGGGGTGAGCCCCATGGGGGAATAA
- a CDS encoding alpha/beta hydrolase: protein MKILETDFTIDGFTLKGTLHLPSCPMPPLVVGSHGLEGSRNSAKQTLLSKVLPENNIAFFRFDHRGCGDSQGSFVEDTSIEKRGKDFCAAVSHVIDMKVTSSRLALFGSSMGGATCIKAWQDLERAGFKIQGAVLCAAPVNTRTIKRIPLAGNDNRPALSLDFFKENLLYDLSDQAKALHHVMIFHGRADEVVPVENAKILYAAMQPPKEMILHDGGDHQMQNRAHQQDFEQKMTDWYRSIFNI from the coding sequence ATGAAAATATTGGAAACCGATTTTACCATTGACGGATTTACCCTGAAAGGCACTCTTCATCTGCCTTCATGCCCCATGCCCCCCCTTGTTGTGGGCTCGCACGGCCTTGAAGGCAGCCGGAATTCCGCCAAACAGACGCTGTTATCAAAGGTTCTGCCTGAAAATAATATTGCCTTTTTTCGTTTTGACCACAGGGGCTGCGGCGACAGCCAGGGCAGTTTTGTTGAGGATACCAGTATTGAAAAACGCGGAAAGGATTTTTGTGCGGCGGTGAGCCATGTCATCGACATGAAGGTTACATCAAGCCGGCTTGCCCTGTTTGGCTCGAGCATGGGCGGTGCCACCTGCATCAAGGCCTGGCAGGATCTTGAACGTGCAGGGTTCAAGATTCAGGGTGCGGTTTTGTGCGCAGCCCCCGTGAACACCCGGACCATAAAAAGGATTCCCCTGGCGGGCAATGACAACCGCCCTGCCCTGTCCCTGGATTTTTTCAAGGAGAACCTCTTATATGACCTTTCCGACCAGGCAAAGGCGCTGCACCATGTTATGATTTTCCATGGGCGTGCCGATGAGGTGGTCCCGGTGGAAAATGCCAAGATCCTCTATGCCGCCATGCAGCCCCCCAAAGAGATGATTCTGCATGACGGCGGCGATCACCAGATGCAAAACCGGGCGCACCAACAGGATTTTGAACAAAAAATGACCGATTGGTACAGATCCATATTCAACATATAG
- a CDS encoding fatty acid CoA ligase family protein, which translates to MTRYTNIAQSLKQSAEKFPFKRAVVYPASRDRAGRVLYSQLTFRQLDEQSDRLAAGLDSIGIGRGTRTILMVTPGMDFFLTVFAMFKVGAVPVVVDPGMGIDRMLQCLSQSRPKAFIGIEKAHVLRTLRPGYFKTVKRWVTVGRRWFWGGHTLDQLLNRLPATPFKQVQTTENETAAIVFTTGSTGPAKGVIYTHGNFEAQIRQIQSHFQIAPDEVDLPTFPLFALFDPALGMTAVIPDMDPTKPAQVNPVKIIEAIENHGVTNMFASPALLNRVGKYGKENGVKLPSLRRVVSAGAPVSPANIEQFSSMLSDDTQIHTPYGATEAVPIISIGSHEILSETRKLSEQGFGMCVGRPIADTNVKLIEISDEPIKQIQDTREVPENQVGEITVKADLVTEHYFNDANADLLAKVKDPDGKIWHRMGDLAWKDSKGRIWFCGRKAHRVETGEETLFTIPVEAIFNNHEKVYRSALTGVGPKNRQMPVVFVEPFEKISNEKQFLEELSDLAKKSPLTAGIEYIFIEYKFPVDIRHNSKIFREKLAIKARDLITG; encoded by the coding sequence CAAATATTGCCCAAAGCCTCAAACAATCCGCTGAAAAATTTCCATTCAAACGGGCTGTGGTCTACCCTGCCTCACGGGATCGCGCCGGGCGGGTTCTTTACAGCCAACTCACCTTTCGCCAGCTTGACGAGCAATCTGATCGCCTTGCCGCAGGTCTTGACAGTATCGGCATCGGCCGGGGGACCCGCACCATTTTGATGGTGACCCCGGGTATGGACTTTTTTCTAACGGTGTTTGCCATGTTCAAGGTGGGGGCTGTGCCCGTGGTGGTGGACCCGGGTATGGGCATTGACCGGATGCTGCAATGCCTTTCCCAAAGCCGTCCCAAGGCCTTTATCGGCATTGAAAAGGCCCATGTGCTTCGCACCCTGCGCCCGGGATACTTTAAGACGGTAAAGCGGTGGGTGACCGTGGGCCGACGGTGGTTCTGGGGCGGGCATACCCTGGACCAGTTGTTGAACAGGTTGCCGGCCACACCTTTCAAACAGGTGCAGACCACGGAAAATGAAACGGCGGCCATTGTATTTACCACAGGCTCCACAGGCCCTGCCAAGGGTGTCATCTACACCCATGGCAATTTTGAAGCCCAGATTCGCCAGATTCAATCGCATTTTCAGATCGCGCCCGATGAAGTGGATCTGCCTACATTTCCCCTTTTTGCTTTATTTGACCCGGCTCTGGGCATGACGGCCGTGATTCCGGACATGGACCCCACCAAACCTGCCCAGGTGAATCCGGTAAAAATTATCGAGGCCATTGAGAACCACGGTGTGACCAATATGTTTGCATCCCCGGCCCTGTTGAACCGTGTTGGGAAATATGGAAAGGAAAATGGGGTAAAGCTGCCGTCATTGCGCCGGGTTGTTTCAGCCGGTGCGCCGGTCAGTCCGGCCAATATTGAACAGTTTTCGTCGATGCTGTCCGATGATACCCAGATTCATACCCCTTACGGGGCGACCGAAGCGGTTCCCATCATATCCATTGGTTCCCATGAAATTTTGTCGGAAACCCGAAAATTGTCCGAGCAGGGATTTGGCATGTGTGTGGGCCGGCCCATTGCAGATACAAACGTAAAATTGATCGAGATTTCCGATGAGCCGATCAAGCAGATCCAGGACACCCGGGAAGTGCCTGAAAATCAGGTGGGGGAAATAACGGTCAAGGCAGATCTGGTTACCGAACACTATTTTAATGATGCCAATGCAGATCTGCTGGCCAAAGTCAAAGACCCGGACGGTAAAATTTGGCACCGGATGGGGGATCTGGCCTGGAAGGATTCCAAGGGCAGGATCTGGTTCTGCGGCAGAAAGGCCCACCGGGTAGAGACAGGAGAAGAGACCTTGTTTACCATCCCCGTGGAGGCCATATTCAACAATCATGAAAAGGTGTATCGCAGTGCCCTCACCGGGGTCGGACCGAAAAACCGTCAGATGCCCGTGGTCTTTGTGGAGCCTTTTGAAAAAATTTCAAATGAAAAACAATTTCTTGAAGAGTTGTCGGACCTGGCCAAAAAGAGTCCTTTGACCGCAGGTATTGAATATATTTTCATTGAGTACAAATTCCCCGTTGATATCCGGCACAACTCTAAAATTTTCCGGGAAAAACTTGCAATTAAAGCCCGGGATTTAATCACAGGATAG
- the rlmD gene encoding 23S rRNA (uracil(1939)-C(5))-methyltransferase RlmD, translated as MPVKKRKTYELDIIDLAFGGKGLAKPDGFPVFVDRCVPGDRVFVKISKKKKSWAEGRLINMVTPSPLREEARCEYNRFCGGCKWQQLPYERQLEYKKRHVVESLAHIGRLKDVRVTDVVPSDYIYEYRNKMEFSCSSMRWLMPDELADESVKKGFGIGLHVPGTFDKVIDIHNCHIMPALGNEILETIRGFVAESGLAAYHLRRHEGFWRFVMLRHSVARDQWMVNLVTSEKNIDVIESLGQQLVEKFSRISCIVNNITDARSGVSTGKEEILIHGEDHIIEKLGAYQFKISANSFFQTNTRACEKLYGKVSDYADLDGSQTVLDLYSGTGTIPIWLSGQAKQIYGIEIVHSAVVDARENVKLNGIENCTFLEGDIKDVFRQVPEKPDVIIIDPPRVGMHKDVVGHVLAHSPEKIVYVSCNPATLARDLEMLASRYAVLEVTPVDMFPHTYHIESVALLVRKN; from the coding sequence ATGCCCGTTAAAAAAAGAAAAACCTACGAATTGGACATCATTGACCTTGCCTTTGGGGGAAAAGGTCTGGCCAAACCCGATGGGTTTCCCGTGTTTGTGGACCGTTGTGTGCCCGGAGACCGGGTATTTGTTAAGATTTCCAAAAAAAAGAAATCCTGGGCCGAAGGGCGGCTGATCAACATGGTTACCCCCTCGCCCCTGCGCGAGGAGGCAAGATGCGAGTACAACCGGTTTTGCGGGGGCTGCAAATGGCAGCAACTGCCCTACGAGCGTCAGCTTGAATACAAAAAGCGCCATGTTGTGGAATCGTTGGCGCACATCGGGCGGTTAAAAGATGTCCGGGTCACCGATGTGGTGCCCTCGGATTATATCTACGAATACCGAAATAAAATGGAGTTTTCCTGCTCTTCCATGCGCTGGCTTATGCCCGATGAATTGGCTGACGAATCCGTTAAAAAGGGGTTTGGCATCGGTCTGCATGTCCCGGGCACCTTTGACAAGGTGATTGATATTCATAATTGTCATATCATGCCGGCCCTGGGTAATGAGATTTTAGAGACCATCCGTGGCTTTGTGGCCGAATCCGGACTTGCTGCATATCATTTGCGCCGGCACGAAGGGTTCTGGCGTTTTGTCATGCTCAGGCATTCGGTGGCCAGGGATCAGTGGATGGTTAATCTTGTAACCAGTGAAAAAAATATTGATGTCATTGAATCTTTGGGCCAGCAGCTTGTGGAAAAATTCAGCCGGATTAGCTGTATCGTCAATAACATTACGGACGCCCGGTCCGGGGTCTCTACGGGCAAAGAAGAGATTCTAATCCACGGCGAAGATCATATAATTGAAAAGCTCGGCGCGTATCAGTTTAAAATCTCGGCAAACTCTTTTTTCCAGACCAATACCCGGGCCTGTGAAAAATTGTATGGCAAAGTCAGTGACTATGCCGACCTTGACGGATCACAGACGGTTCTGGATCTCTATTCAGGCACAGGGACCATCCCCATCTGGCTTTCCGGTCAGGCAAAACAGATATACGGTATTGAGATCGTTCATTCTGCCGTGGTCGATGCCAGGGAAAATGTAAAATTAAACGGCATTGAGAACTGCACCTTTCTGGAAGGGGATATCAAAGATGTGTTCAGGCAGGTGCCTGAAAAGCCGGATGTTATTATTATTGATCCACCCCGGGTGGGGATGCACAAGGATGTGGTCGGGCACGTACTGGCCCATTCTCCGGAGAAAATTGTTTATGTCTCCTGCAATCCTGCAACCCTTGCAAGGGACCTTGAGATGCTTGCATCGCGTTATGCCGTACTGGAAGTCACACCGGTGGATATGTTTCCCCACACCTATCACATTGAATCGGTGGCGCTGCTTGTGAGAAAGAACTAA